From a single Cyclobacterium marinum DSM 745 genomic region:
- the scpB gene encoding SMC-Scp complex subunit ScpB — translation MDFLPRHIEALIFCSPEPLGIKEIQKCLAEMFETEIPMEHLEEALKELTNKYLSDDFSFSLENLAGGYQFLTKPAYLSSVAILQKHQSQKRLSNAQLETLSIIAYKQPITKSEMEQIRGVNCDYSVQKLLEKSLVAIKGKSDGLGRPILYGTSPKFMEYFGINDLSELPQPKDFKAEENEIGNQSD, via the coding sequence GTGGACTTTTTACCCAGACATATAGAAGCATTAATATTCTGTTCCCCCGAGCCTCTTGGCATCAAGGAAATTCAAAAATGTCTTGCAGAAATGTTTGAGACAGAAATTCCGATGGAGCACTTAGAAGAAGCCCTAAAAGAATTGACCAACAAATACCTTTCTGATGATTTTTCTTTCAGCTTGGAAAATTTGGCAGGAGGCTACCAGTTTTTGACCAAACCGGCCTACCTCAGTAGTGTGGCCATCCTGCAAAAACACCAATCTCAAAAGAGACTTTCCAATGCGCAATTGGAAACCCTCTCAATCATTGCCTATAAACAACCTATCACCAAATCAGAAATGGAGCAAATTAGAGGTGTTAATTGTGACTATTCTGTGCAAAAACTCCTTGAAAAGTCTCTTGTAGCCATAAAAGGAAAGTCAGATGGACTGGGAAGACCCATTCTCTATGGCACCAGCCCAAAATTTATGGAATATTTTGGAATTAATGATTTAAGTGAGCTTCCACAACCTAAGGATTTCAAAGCGGAAGAAAATGAAATTGGAAATCAATCCGATTGA
- a CDS encoding pseudouridine synthase: MKKFNNRSGDAPKKPRGDKKESGKRSSYAKKKDSTDKIPEEKTEYKGRGRNQKPIFGKVEDKERKKKPFKKPFSPLKGGKNKTDEQQPVYNLKTIQKTTQTDADEIRLNKFIANAGICSRRDADKLIENGEISVNGKVVNEMGYKVLRKDRVVYKGKSIRPEKPVYILLNKPKDFITTTDDPFERKTVMHLVDNACEERLFPVGRLDRNTTGLLLFTNDGELSAKLTHPSYEIKKIYQVTLDKAIAKNDVDAILEGVTLEDGITEVDDLQVLSKDRTILGIEIHSGKNRIVRRIFAHFGYEVIALDRVTFAGLSKKDIPRGKYRFLEEKEVINLKFMNKRKNKKRPK, encoded by the coding sequence ATGAAAAAATTCAATAACAGGTCCGGAGATGCTCCCAAAAAACCCAGGGGAGATAAAAAAGAATCAGGAAAACGCTCCTCTTACGCTAAAAAGAAGGACAGTACAGACAAAATACCTGAAGAAAAAACTGAATACAAAGGAAGGGGACGCAATCAAAAGCCTATTTTTGGCAAAGTCGAAGACAAAGAGAGGAAGAAAAAACCTTTTAAAAAACCTTTCTCCCCTCTTAAGGGTGGTAAAAATAAGACAGACGAGCAACAACCTGTTTATAACCTAAAAACCATTCAAAAAACTACTCAAACGGATGCGGACGAAATTAGGCTCAACAAATTCATAGCCAATGCAGGCATTTGTTCTCGAAGAGATGCAGACAAGCTTATTGAGAATGGAGAGATTTCCGTCAATGGAAAAGTAGTAAATGAAATGGGATACAAAGTCCTTAGAAAAGACCGTGTGGTATATAAAGGCAAATCAATCCGCCCAGAAAAACCGGTCTATATTCTACTGAATAAGCCAAAGGATTTTATCACCACCACAGACGACCCTTTTGAAAGAAAAACTGTCATGCATCTCGTAGATAATGCCTGTGAAGAAAGGCTCTTCCCCGTAGGAAGGTTGGATCGAAACACAACAGGACTCTTGCTTTTCACCAATGATGGGGAGCTATCTGCTAAATTGACCCATCCATCCTATGAAATCAAAAAAATATATCAGGTAACCCTGGACAAGGCCATAGCAAAAAATGATGTGGATGCCATATTGGAAGGAGTGACCCTTGAGGATGGAATTACCGAGGTGGATGATCTTCAGGTTTTGTCAAAAGACCGTACAATTTTAGGTATAGAAATTCATTCAGGAAAAAACAGGATTGTTCGAAGGATTTTTGCTCACTTTGGCTATGAGGTAATCGCTCTGGATAGGGTGACGTTTGCAGGCTTAAGCAAAAAAGACATCCCACGAGGAAAATACCGCTTTCTTGAAGAGAAGGAGGTCATTAACCTAAAGTTTATGAACAAAAGAAAAAACAAAAAGCGACCTAAATAG
- a CDS encoding DUF427 domain-containing protein → MKAIWKGKVLAESDETVSLENNHYFPHESLNRQFFEISQTISDCPWKGRANYYHIRIGEDINRDAAWHYPEPKEAAKEIKDYVAFWKGIEIKE, encoded by the coding sequence ATGAAAGCCATCTGGAAAGGAAAAGTACTCGCTGAATCTGATGAGACAGTATCGTTGGAAAACAATCATTATTTCCCCCATGAATCCCTCAACAGACAATTTTTTGAAATTTCTCAAACTATCTCAGATTGCCCTTGGAAAGGAAGGGCAAACTATTACCACATCCGAATAGGAGAAGACATCAACCGCGATGCAGCTTGGCATTATCCTGAGCCTAAAGAAGCAGCCAAAGAAATCAAAGATTACGTGGCTTTCTGGAAAGGAATAGAAATCAAAGAATAG
- a CDS encoding mercuric reductase, producing MKNYDAVIIGAGQAGMPLAKKISAKGLTVALIEKRVIGGTCINDGCSPTKTMVASARVAHIVSRAEDFGVNVKSFSIDQKVIKARKDHIVTTFRGGAEKSLKKAENIDIILGKATVLSSNKVSIDREGAEVLEISGEKIFLNTGSSPFIPEIDGLKETPYLTSSSIMELEETPEHLIILGAGYIGLEFGQMFNRFGSKVTIIDKAPRLVPKEDKDVCEEVSKIFTEESIETILEAAVTKVNYENKQFKVYLEDNTGPKMVEGSHLLVATGRKPNSKGLGLEGIGVKLTEKGHIVVNETFETSVPNIYALGDVAGSPPFTHMAYNDAHIAFRSIYEGDKEISSKDRLLPYCVFIDPQLARIGLNEKEAIEKGISYKVGKFFMKHAGRALETDETIGFFKVLVDPKSKQILGATILSLDGGEVMAVLQMAMVGEVTYDKIQNLPIAHPTLAESLNNLMMQIE from the coding sequence ATGAAAAATTACGATGCTGTAATCATAGGTGCCGGACAGGCAGGAATGCCTTTGGCAAAAAAAATAAGTGCAAAAGGGCTAACAGTAGCCCTGATTGAGAAAAGAGTAATAGGAGGAACTTGCATCAACGATGGCTGTTCACCTACCAAAACAATGGTTGCCTCCGCAAGAGTCGCTCATATTGTGAGTAGGGCTGAAGACTTTGGTGTAAATGTAAAAAGTTTCTCTATTGATCAAAAGGTCATCAAAGCCCGAAAGGATCACATCGTCACTACCTTTAGGGGAGGAGCCGAGAAAAGCCTTAAAAAAGCAGAAAATATTGACATCATCTTAGGAAAAGCTACCGTTCTTTCCTCCAACAAAGTAAGCATTGACCGCGAAGGGGCGGAGGTTCTTGAAATTTCAGGAGAAAAAATCTTCCTCAACACGGGGTCTTCTCCTTTTATCCCGGAGATTGATGGCTTGAAAGAAACACCTTACTTGACGAGCAGTAGCATTATGGAGCTCGAAGAAACGCCTGAACATCTGATTATCTTAGGTGCAGGATATATAGGCCTTGAATTTGGGCAGATGTTCAACAGGTTTGGGAGTAAAGTTACCATAATAGACAAAGCGCCAAGACTTGTACCCAAAGAGGACAAAGATGTTTGTGAGGAAGTTTCAAAAATATTTACTGAAGAGAGCATTGAAACAATTTTAGAAGCTGCTGTTACAAAGGTAAACTATGAAAACAAGCAATTTAAAGTTTATCTGGAAGACAATACAGGGCCAAAAATGGTTGAGGGCAGCCACTTACTGGTAGCTACAGGAAGGAAACCTAATAGCAAAGGCTTAGGACTAGAAGGTATCGGTGTTAAACTTACGGAAAAGGGTCATATAGTGGTGAATGAGACTTTTGAAACAAGCGTTCCAAATATCTATGCCTTAGGAGATGTGGCCGGATCACCACCTTTTACCCATATGGCTTATAATGATGCACACATTGCCTTTAGGAGCATTTATGAAGGGGATAAAGAAATATCATCAAAGGACAGACTGCTTCCATACTGTGTATTTATCGATCCACAGCTGGCAAGAATAGGACTCAATGAAAAAGAGGCAATTGAGAAAGGCATCTCCTATAAGGTAGGTAAATTTTTTATGAAGCATGCAGGTAGGGCCCTGGAAACAGATGAAACAATTGGCTTTTTCAAAGTACTTGTTGATCCTAAAAGCAAGCAAATCTTGGGTGCTACGATTTTAAGTTTAGATGGAGGCGAGGTGATGGCGGTGCTTCAAATGGCCATGGTGGGAGAGGTTACCTATGATAAAATACAAAACCTGCCTATAGCGCATCCTACATTGGCTGAAAGTTTGAATAATTTGATGATGCAAATCGAATGA
- a CDS encoding group III truncated hemoglobin: MKPIENRKDINVLVNAFYAKIRKDEVLGPIFNGHIEEERWPEHLEKLTDFWETNLFGVIKFKGNPTLKHINVDKNLNHTVEQKHFGIWLQLWFETIDELYEGELANKAKESARRMAHFQFMAMWNKRPVDAK; the protein is encoded by the coding sequence ATGAAACCAATTGAAAACCGCAAAGACATCAATGTTCTGGTAAACGCATTCTATGCAAAAATCAGAAAAGACGAAGTTTTGGGTCCCATTTTCAATGGCCACATTGAGGAGGAAAGGTGGCCAGAACACCTGGAGAAGCTTACTGATTTCTGGGAAACCAATCTTTTTGGAGTGATTAAGTTCAAGGGCAACCCTACGCTTAAACATATCAATGTAGACAAGAATTTAAACCATACCGTAGAGCAAAAACATTTTGGAATTTGGTTACAACTTTGGTTTGAAACTATAGATGAGTTGTATGAAGGAGAATTGGCAAATAAAGCCAAAGAATCCGCCAGAAGGATGGCTCATTTTCAGTTTATGGCCATGTGGAACAAAAGGCCTGTTGATGCCAAATAG
- a CDS encoding cupin domain-containing protein, producing MEVTSFNEDLQFGEKISTKVILESPFSKEIRILLKEGQIMKEHKTKFPIVIQVLEGEIDFGVDGEVHNFKSGGIVALGGNIPHDLTAIKDSVVRLSLSKSDQVERVENVVKESNK from the coding sequence ATGGAAGTTACATCGTTCAATGAAGATTTACAATTTGGAGAAAAGATAAGTACCAAAGTGATTTTGGAATCTCCATTCTCCAAAGAAATACGCATCCTCTTGAAAGAAGGTCAGATAATGAAAGAACACAAAACCAAGTTTCCAATTGTGATTCAGGTTTTGGAGGGAGAGATAGACTTTGGGGTTGATGGAGAGGTACACAATTTTAAAAGTGGAGGCATTGTGGCACTTGGAGGTAATATTCCACATGACCTGACCGCTATAAAAGACAGTGTGGTTCGCTTGAGTCTTTCAAAATCGGATCAGGTAGAACGTGTAGAGAATGTTGTAAAGGAATCCAATAAATAA
- a CDS encoding glycine--tRNA ligase: protein MAKSEQKQESGLLKDIIAHAKEYGFVYPSSEIYDGLQAVYDYGPYGVELKNNLKRLWWESMTRLNGNIVGLDAAIFMHPTTWKASGHVDSFNDPMVDNKDSKKRYRADVLIEEKAAGYENEGNQEKADSLLASMGRLLEAEDFTALRELLIEEDIKCPVSGTTNWTEIRQFNLMFSTQVGSVSEDSSTIYLRPETAQGIFVNFLNVQKTARMKVPFGIAQIGKAFRNEIVARQFIFRMREFEQMEMQFFVRPGTELEWYKHWADTRMSWHKALGIPEENLRRHDHEKLAHYANAALDIEYKFPFGFKEVEGIHSRTDFDLKAHQEFSKKKQQYFDPEVNKNYIPYVVETSIGADRLFLMTLCNAFTTQEVEGKSRAYLALHPALAPVKAAILPLTKKDGLPDKGKAIFDQLKYDFNIIYEEAGSIGKRYTRQDLIGTPFCIAVDHQTLEDDTVTIRHRDTTEQERVPIADLHGRLATACSFKNVFEKI, encoded by the coding sequence ATGGCAAAATCAGAACAAAAGCAGGAAAGTGGTCTGCTAAAAGATATCATTGCCCATGCCAAAGAGTATGGGTTTGTTTACCCTTCATCTGAAATTTATGATGGACTTCAGGCAGTATATGATTACGGGCCTTATGGGGTAGAGTTAAAGAACAATCTTAAAAGATTATGGTGGGAATCCATGACCCGTCTAAACGGAAATATTGTTGGTTTGGATGCAGCTATATTTATGCACCCGACTACTTGGAAAGCTTCCGGCCATGTGGATAGTTTTAATGATCCGATGGTGGACAATAAGGACAGTAAAAAGCGCTATAGGGCAGATGTACTGATCGAAGAAAAGGCTGCCGGTTATGAAAACGAAGGCAACCAGGAGAAAGCGGATAGCCTTTTGGCTTCCATGGGGCGTTTGTTGGAAGCAGAAGATTTTACAGCCCTTCGCGAATTATTAATTGAAGAGGATATCAAATGCCCGGTAAGTGGTACAACTAATTGGACCGAAATAAGGCAGTTCAACCTGATGTTTTCCACCCAGGTGGGTTCCGTATCAGAAGATTCAAGCACCATTTACCTTAGACCGGAAACGGCTCAGGGGATATTTGTAAACTTCTTGAATGTGCAGAAAACAGCCAGAATGAAAGTTCCTTTTGGGATTGCGCAAATAGGTAAGGCTTTCAGGAATGAGATTGTTGCCAGACAATTTATTTTCAGAATGCGGGAGTTTGAACAAATGGAGATGCAATTCTTTGTTCGTCCCGGTACCGAACTGGAATGGTACAAGCACTGGGCGGATACTCGTATGAGCTGGCACAAGGCTTTGGGTATTCCTGAGGAAAACCTAAGAAGGCATGACCATGAGAAGCTGGCGCATTATGCCAATGCTGCTTTGGATATAGAATACAAATTTCCTTTTGGATTCAAAGAAGTGGAGGGGATTCACTCTCGCACAGACTTTGATTTGAAAGCCCATCAGGAGTTCAGCAAGAAAAAACAACAGTATTTTGATCCGGAGGTGAATAAAAATTACATTCCTTATGTAGTAGAAACCTCTATTGGAGCTGACAGGTTGTTTTTGATGACCCTATGTAATGCCTTTACGACGCAAGAGGTGGAAGGAAAATCGAGGGCTTATTTGGCCTTGCATCCTGCCTTGGCTCCCGTGAAAGCGGCCATTTTGCCATTGACCAAGAAAGATGGCTTGCCTGACAAAGGCAAAGCGATTTTTGATCAATTGAAATATGATTTCAATATCATCTACGAAGAAGCCGGATCCATCGGGAAACGCTATACAAGACAGGACTTGATAGGTACGCCGTTCTGTATTGCCGTAGATCACCAGACCTTGGAAGACGATACGGTAACCATTCGTCACAGAGACACCACTGAACAGGAGCGTGTGCCAATTGCTGATTTGCATGGCAGGCTTGCTACGGCTTGTAGTTTCAAAAATGTATTCGAGAAAATATAA
- a CDS encoding sugar phosphate isomerase/epimerase family protein, translating into MKKFSRRKTLFTIGSMAALGPVWAVNERFAKPKVRIGACDWSIGKASDPSALAFASEIGLDGVQVSLGNVANDMHLRQKSMQETYLKAAKKNKVKIAGLAIGELNRVPYKSAPETEAWVSDSIDVAKALGCKNILLAFFSAGDLRNDPAGKKEVIRRLKKVAPKAETADVVLGIESWLSAEEHLEILSAVGSSHVKVYYDLANATKMGYDIFKEIALLGAENICEIHFKENGQLLGQGKVDFERVKVSLDNIGYKGWYIMEGAIPKGMEVLPAYRQNLNFVSQLMKS; encoded by the coding sequence ATGAAAAAGTTCAGCAGACGCAAAACACTTTTCACAATTGGTAGCATGGCTGCATTAGGCCCTGTTTGGGCAGTGAATGAGCGCTTTGCCAAACCAAAAGTCCGGATTGGCGCTTGCGATTGGTCCATTGGGAAAGCTTCTGATCCTAGTGCATTGGCGTTTGCTAGTGAAATAGGTCTGGACGGCGTACAGGTAAGTTTAGGGAATGTAGCCAATGACATGCACCTTAGACAGAAAAGCATGCAGGAAACTTACCTGAAGGCAGCTAAAAAAAACAAAGTGAAAATTGCCGGCTTGGCCATAGGAGAACTCAACCGAGTGCCCTATAAATCAGCCCCTGAAACGGAGGCTTGGGTTTCAGATAGCATAGATGTAGCCAAAGCATTGGGCTGCAAAAATATCCTTTTGGCATTTTTTTCAGCTGGAGACCTGAGAAATGATCCTGCAGGAAAGAAAGAAGTGATTCGTAGATTAAAGAAAGTAGCTCCCAAGGCAGAAACAGCCGATGTGGTGCTGGGAATTGAATCTTGGCTTTCTGCCGAAGAGCACTTGGAAATCCTTTCTGCTGTAGGCTCTTCTCATGTAAAGGTTTATTACGATTTGGCCAATGCTACCAAAATGGGTTATGATATTTTTAAAGAAATTGCCCTTCTTGGTGCGGAAAATATCTGTGAAATTCACTTTAAAGAAAATGGGCAATTACTTGGGCAAGGGAAGGTGGACTTTGAACGGGTAAAAGTGAGCTTGGACAATATAGGCTATAAAGGATGGTACATTATGGAAGGGGCCATTCCAAAAGGTATGGAAGTGTTGCCTGCCTATAGACAAAATCTAAATTTTGTTTCACAACTGATGAAATCCTAA
- a CDS encoding PQQ-dependent sugar dehydrogenase has translation MNPKINRYFLLFVLVVCWSCKSGDKPLEELIPMDQTSLKTGEDLFQTNCSSCHSFKKNGIGPHLGGITKEQPLQWLRAFIQNPAEMIDKGDERARKAFERYKTYMPSFKHLEEGQIDNIIAFMHQHEAPQENSEVVLDSIGNPIPDKIPLSDLIVELELISTVPASSEKKPLTRIAKMDYHPVSKEMYMMDLRGKMYLMEGDQYKLYLDMAKEMPEFINEPGLATGFGSFAYHPEFGENGLFYTNHTEKPHTKPADFAFGDSIRSDLQWVVTEWKTENPMAVPFQAKSKRELFRIDMASGIHGMQEITFNPYAKKGDKDYGLLYIGIGDGGSEGRGHAWISHGATQAWGSVFRIDPQGNNSENGKYGIPSDNPFVGNDKGWLPEIYAHGFRNPHRISWTQSGEILVSNIGQGQIESLYMLRPGADYGWPVREGTFKLKPEEDSNMVFPLPENEKSFGFSYPVAMYDHDEGNAISGGYEYTGTEVPGLNGKYLFGDITRGRLFYVNIADLEIGKQAQIYEWTVEYEGVSIPLSKLSGSRRVDLRLGKDANGEMYLFTKADGKVYKMAGIKN, from the coding sequence ATGAACCCAAAAATTAACCGTTATTTTCTCCTGTTTGTACTTGTTGTATGTTGGTCATGTAAATCCGGAGATAAGCCGTTGGAGGAATTAATACCAATGGATCAAACAAGTTTAAAGACAGGAGAAGACCTATTTCAAACCAACTGTAGCAGTTGTCATTCCTTCAAAAAAAATGGTATTGGGCCTCATTTGGGTGGGATAACCAAGGAGCAGCCCTTACAGTGGTTGCGTGCTTTTATCCAAAACCCTGCCGAAATGATTGACAAGGGGGATGAAAGGGCCCGTAAAGCTTTTGAGCGGTACAAAACCTATATGCCTTCTTTTAAACATTTGGAGGAAGGTCAAATCGACAATATCATTGCCTTCATGCATCAGCATGAGGCTCCTCAAGAAAATTCAGAAGTTGTATTGGACTCGATAGGGAATCCCATCCCTGATAAAATTCCATTGTCCGATTTGATTGTGGAATTAGAGCTTATCAGTACGGTCCCTGCTTCCTCAGAAAAGAAACCTCTTACCCGAATCGCTAAAATGGATTACCATCCTGTAAGTAAAGAGATGTACATGATGGATCTTAGGGGTAAAATGTACCTTATGGAGGGGGATCAATACAAGTTATACCTAGACATGGCCAAGGAAATGCCCGAATTTATTAATGAGCCGGGTTTGGCTACCGGTTTTGGTAGTTTTGCCTATCACCCTGAGTTTGGTGAAAATGGCCTATTCTATACCAATCATACCGAAAAACCACATACAAAACCTGCAGATTTTGCCTTTGGAGATAGTATTAGAAGCGATCTTCAATGGGTAGTAACCGAATGGAAGACAGAAAACCCCATGGCTGTACCTTTCCAAGCCAAAAGCAAGAGAGAGCTTTTTAGAATTGATATGGCCTCTGGAATTCATGGGATGCAAGAGATTACTTTTAACCCATATGCCAAAAAAGGAGATAAAGATTATGGACTGCTGTATATAGGTATTGGAGATGGTGGTTCGGAAGGACGAGGGCATGCTTGGATATCCCATGGTGCCACTCAGGCTTGGGGATCAGTTTTTCGTATCGACCCCCAAGGAAACAACAGCGAAAACGGAAAATATGGCATACCATCAGATAATCCGTTTGTAGGCAATGATAAAGGGTGGTTGCCGGAAATTTATGCGCATGGATTTAGAAACCCGCACAGAATTTCATGGACTCAATCTGGAGAAATACTGGTTTCAAATATTGGACAAGGCCAAATAGAATCCCTCTATATGCTTCGTCCGGGAGCTGATTATGGCTGGCCTGTTAGAGAAGGAACCTTTAAATTAAAACCTGAAGAAGATTCCAATATGGTTTTCCCTTTACCTGAAAATGAAAAATCTTTTGGCTTTTCTTACCCTGTAGCCATGTATGACCATGATGAAGGCAATGCCATTTCCGGAGGTTACGAATATACTGGAACAGAAGTGCCCGGCTTGAATGGAAAATATCTTTTTGGAGACATAACCAGAGGAAGACTGTTTTATGTCAATATTGCGGACCTTGAAATTGGTAAACAAGCCCAGATTTATGAATGGACTGTCGAGTACGAAGGGGTTTCTATTCCTCTTTCCAAGTTGTCAGGTAGCAGAAGGGTGGATCTTCGATTGGGCAAAGATGCCAATGGAGAAATGTATTTGTTTACCAAAGCTGACGGCAAGGTTTATAAAATGGCCGGTATAAAAAACTAG
- a CDS encoding RagB/SusD family nutrient uptake outer membrane protein → MKNTLYKISTLIALSLGVMTSCSDEFTNLEPLGSTSYENFFQNEQDAITAANSLYFYMKDEDMFSRGFFWYINASDDMVTGRINSTADNIKNFNMTGDEGYAYWMYPQSYKIIRRANDIILNVPDMDLATDLKNRILGEAYFMRAFHYFWIAHTYGDDVSGGVPIVTEENMFDEAGSYSRPVSVVENYAQIVEDLEKAADLLPLFTTYSAEDMGRAHKDAALAYIAKTNLYWAEYDPSRYAEVVTYVDAVTNSGSGRAIYTTNTPEEDFRMLHSHLNNWGPEYIWTVVSGVNGGSKLPGVSLENKGWGKYNGWGYYMPTNDLYEEFEEGDFRREVTILKFGDDFKFFGEERKYQSENSLSGLQFNKYLYEYQFENPIGTYINSNGNDPTTILNVPLLRYSELLLMKAEALIMQGQNGDAPLNMVRARAGLDPKTDATMEDLKHERRVELAGEFANRHFDLVRWGDAEEAYSKPLYGRLHTDRADPNSDYVIGEIWPARNFDADVMGVWPIPTRVVSSSGIEQNKGW, encoded by the coding sequence ATGAAAAATACTTTATATAAGATATCGACATTAATCGCCCTAAGCTTAGGGGTGATGACTAGTTGCTCAGATGAGTTCACTAATCTGGAGCCACTGGGAAGTACTTCTTACGAAAACTTCTTCCAAAATGAACAGGATGCTATAACAGCAGCCAATAGTCTTTATTTTTACATGAAAGATGAGGACATGTTTTCCAGAGGTTTTTTCTGGTATATCAATGCTTCGGACGATATGGTTACCGGTAGAATTAATTCTACTGCAGATAATATCAAGAACTTTAACATGACAGGAGATGAAGGATATGCTTACTGGATGTACCCGCAGAGTTACAAAATTATCCGTCGAGCCAATGACATTATTCTAAATGTTCCGGACATGGATCTGGCAACAGACCTGAAAAACAGAATTCTTGGAGAAGCATATTTTATGCGGGCTTTTCATTATTTCTGGATAGCCCATACTTATGGTGATGATGTAAGTGGCGGTGTGCCGATTGTTACAGAGGAAAATATGTTTGATGAGGCGGGAAGCTATTCTCGTCCTGTCAGCGTGGTGGAAAACTATGCGCAAATTGTAGAAGATCTAGAAAAAGCTGCTGATTTATTGCCTCTTTTTACTACTTATAGTGCTGAAGATATGGGACGGGCTCACAAAGATGCAGCTCTGGCTTATATTGCAAAAACCAACTTGTATTGGGCAGAATATGATCCTTCTCGTTATGCAGAGGTGGTTACTTACGTGGATGCAGTTACCAATTCAGGCTCAGGAAGAGCCATTTATACCACCAATACCCCTGAGGAAGATTTCAGAATGTTGCACAGTCACTTGAACAACTGGGGACCGGAATACATTTGGACAGTAGTTTCAGGTGTAAATGGTGGCTCCAAGCTTCCGGGTGTTTCTTTAGAAAACAAAGGCTGGGGTAAATACAATGGCTGGGGATATTATATGCCTACCAATGACCTGTATGAAGAATTTGAAGAAGGAGACTTCAGAAGGGAAGTTACCATTTTGAAATTTGGTGATGATTTTAAATTCTTTGGTGAAGAAAGAAAATACCAATCAGAAAATTCACTTTCCGGCTTACAATTCAACAAATACCTGTATGAATACCAGTTTGAAAATCCCATAGGTACTTATATCAATTCCAATGGGAATGATCCAACAACCATTCTGAATGTTCCTTTGTTAAGGTACAGTGAACTTTTGCTTATGAAAGCTGAAGCTTTGATCATGCAAGGTCAAAATGGTGATGCACCATTGAATATGGTAAGGGCGAGAGCCGGACTTGATCCAAAAACAGATGCCACCATGGAAGACCTCAAACATGAGCGAAGAGTAGAGTTGGCTGGGGAGTTTGCCAATAGACACTTCGACTTGGTCAGGTGGGGTGATGCTGAAGAAGCTTACAGCAAGCCGCTTTATGGAAGATTACATACCGACAGGGCTGATCCGAATTCTGACTATGTCATAGGTGAAATTTGGCCTGCAAGAAATTTTGATGCCGACGTAATGGGTGTTTGGCCAATTCCAACAAGAGTAGTTAGCTCTTCAGGGATTGAACAAAATAAAGGTTGGTAA